The following are encoded in a window of Sminthopsis crassicaudata isolate SCR6 chromosome 5, ASM4859323v1, whole genome shotgun sequence genomic DNA:
- the LOC141545240 gene encoding LOW QUALITY PROTEIN: cationic trypsin-3-like (The sequence of the model RefSeq protein was modified relative to this genomic sequence to represent the inferred CDS: substituted 2 bases at 2 genomic stop codons) gives MKAILFLALLGAAVAYPVSDDDDKIVGGYTCPANSLPYQVSLNSGYHFCGGSLINEQWVVSAAHCYKSRIQVRLGEHNIDVLEGGEQAEKHLPSCXLSXKTPATLSSRVAAISLPQSCAAVGTSCLISGWGNTLSSGVNYPELLQCLNAPLLSDETCRKAYPGQITNNMICLGYLEGGKDSCQGDSGGPVVCNGQLQGIVSWGYGCAQKGKPGVYTKVCNYVDWIKKTIAEN, from the exons ATGAAGGCCATTCTCTTCCTTGCCCTCCTGGGGGCTGCTG TTGCTTATCCCGttagtgatgatgatgacaagATTGTTGGAGGCTACACATGCCCAGCTAACTCCCTCCCCTACCAGGTGTCCCTGAATTCTGGCTACCATTTCTGTGGTGGTTCTCTCATCAATGAACAGTGGGTGGTTTCTGCTGCTCATTGCTACAAGTC CCGAATCCAGGTGAGACTGGGAGAGCACAACATCGATGTCCTGGAAGGTGGCGAGCAAGCTGAAAAACACCTGCCATCATGCTGATTAAGCTGAAAAACACCTGCCACCCTCAGCTCTCGAGTGGCTGCCATCTCCCTGCCTCAATCCTGTGCTGCTGTGGGAACTTCTTGTCTCATCTCTGGCTGGGGCAATACTTTAAGTTCTGGTG TCAACTACCCAGAGCTGCTTCAGTGTCTGAATGCCCCCCTGCTTTCTGACGAGACCTGCCGCAAAGCCTACCCTGGACAGATCACCAACAACATGATCTGCTTGGGCTATCTGGAGGGCGGAAAGGATTCCtgccag GGTGATTCCGGTGGCCCTGTGGTCTGCAATGGACAACTTCAAGGAATTGTCTCCTGGGGTTATGGATGTGCTCAGAAAGGCAAACCTGGTGTCTACACTAAGGTCTGCAACTATGTGGATTGGATTAAGAAGACCATTGCAGAAAACTAA
- the LOC141542965 gene encoding trypsin-like: MKYYLFFILLTAADDQTLASLEKNYEDTIIPYMVYLKSRPPFCMGTLILSQWVITAAHCNIPSEIRLGVLQPNVKEKRQQVRNCSVSIRHPHFNLENLDNNLMLIKLNKPANLNKHVGTVALAIIPSESKRCFVPGWIWTQMNNSTDPDVLSWVTHDILPDEECAKMLPEKMSENKMCVGLYDDFIHPCQEISAVPAICDGRIHGILTISYGCVLQGSGGLFTKIYKYRQWIQNVTSSF; encoded by the exons ATGAAATATTATCTCTTCTTTATACTCCTGACAGCAGCTG ATGATCAGACCTTGGCTTCCTTGGAAAAGAATTATGAAGATACTATAATCCCTTATATGGTTTACTTGAAATCCAGGCCTCCATTCTGCATGGGAACTCTGATTCTGTCCCAATGGGTGATAACAGCAGCTCATTGCAACATACC GTCTGAGATCAGGCTGGGAGTTCTTCAACCCAATGTAAAGGAAAAGAGACAACAGGTCCGGAATTGTTCAGTCAGCATCAGACATCCTCACTTCAATCTTGAAAACCTGGACAATAACTTGATGCTGATTAAGCTAAATAAACCTGCCAATCTCAACAAACATGTAGGCACTGTTGCCCTGGCTATCATTCCTTCTGAATCTAAAAGATGTTTCGTCCCTGGATGGATCTGGACACAAATGAATAATT CAACTGACCCTGATGTCCTGAGCTGGGTGACCCATGACATTCTTCCTGATGAGGAATGCGCCAAAATGCTTCCAgaaaaaatgtcagaaaataaaatgtgtgtGGGATTGTACGATGATTTCATACATCCATGCCAG GAAATCTCAGCTGTTCCAGCCATATGTGATGGACGGATACATGGGATTTTAACCATATCATATGGGTGTGTTCTGCAGGGAAGTGGTGGACTCTTTACCAAAATCTACAAATATAGACAATGGATCCAAAATGTCACTTCTTCCTTTTAA